In a single window of the Allobranchiibius huperziae genome:
- a CDS encoding acyl-CoA dehydrogenase family protein, translating into MSDDTPALEDSPFSDFLGFELLLQDEDRELLTRVHAFMTREVEPVINDYWTRAAFPHDLLPGIAKLGIAGLAYDGPGCPNRGALVDGMVAMELARVDPSMSTFMGVHGGLAMGSIQLCGSPEQRERWLPAMARLELIGAFGLTEPDVGSAISAGLATSARRDGDEWILNGEKKWIGNAAFADLVIIWARDEEDEQVKGFVVEKDTPGMTFDKQEDKIALRVVQNAQIHLHDVRVPESNRLQNATSFRSTADVLRVTRMGVAWQAAGCARGAFEHALRYTTGREQFGRPISSFQMVQDLLVKMLANVTASTAMNVRASQLQDQGLLKDEHASLCKAHSTVRMREAVGWAREVLGGNGILLEHHVGRFVADAEAIYSYEGTREINTLIVGRAITGESAFV; encoded by the coding sequence ATGAGTGACGACACCCCGGCCCTGGAGGACTCCCCCTTCTCCGACTTCCTCGGCTTCGAGCTGCTGCTGCAGGACGAGGACCGCGAGCTGCTCACCCGGGTGCACGCGTTCATGACTCGTGAGGTCGAGCCGGTCATCAACGACTACTGGACCCGTGCTGCGTTCCCGCACGACCTGCTCCCGGGCATCGCCAAACTCGGCATCGCCGGCCTGGCGTACGACGGTCCGGGCTGCCCGAACCGCGGCGCCCTGGTCGACGGCATGGTCGCGATGGAGCTCGCCCGGGTCGACCCGTCGATGTCGACCTTCATGGGCGTGCACGGCGGTCTGGCGATGGGGTCGATCCAGCTCTGCGGGTCCCCGGAGCAGCGCGAGCGCTGGCTGCCGGCGATGGCGCGCCTAGAGCTGATCGGCGCGTTCGGGCTGACAGAGCCGGACGTCGGCTCGGCGATCTCGGCCGGTCTCGCGACCAGCGCGCGACGCGACGGGGACGAGTGGATCCTCAACGGCGAGAAGAAGTGGATCGGCAACGCGGCGTTCGCCGACCTCGTCATCATCTGGGCGCGCGACGAGGAGGACGAGCAGGTCAAGGGGTTCGTCGTCGAGAAGGACACGCCCGGTATGACGTTCGACAAGCAGGAGGACAAGATCGCCCTGCGCGTCGTCCAGAACGCCCAGATCCACCTGCACGACGTGCGCGTCCCCGAGTCCAACCGGCTGCAGAACGCGACAAGCTTCCGCTCCACCGCCGACGTCCTGCGGGTGACCCGGATGGGTGTGGCCTGGCAGGCCGCGGGATGTGCCCGCGGCGCGTTCGAACACGCGCTGCGCTACACGACCGGCCGCGAGCAGTTCGGCCGACCGATCTCCTCGTTCCAGATGGTGCAGGACCTGCTGGTGAAGATGCTCGCCAACGTCACCGCCTCCACGGCGATGAACGTACGCGCGTCTCAACTGCAGGATCAGGGGCTCCTGAAGGACGAGCACGCGTCACTGTGCAAGGCGCACTCGACCGTGCGGATGCGCGAGGCCGTCGGCTGGGCGCGAGAGGTCCTCGGCGGCAACGGCATCCTGCTCGAGCACCACGTCGGCCGGTTCGTCGCCGACGCAGAGGCGATCTACTCCTACGAGGGCACCCGCGAGATCAACACGCTGATCGTGGGACGCGCGATCACCGGCGAGAGCGCGTTCGTCTGA